The following are encoded together in the Salmonella enterica subsp. enterica serovar Choleraesuis genome:
- a CDS encoding AraC family transcriptional regulator — MTVRYSHQALVDALCIWIEQHLEDGIALPELAAISGFSVWHMQTIFRETTGMAVGRYIRERKLTQAVHQLRTTDRRIIDIALGLGFNSQSQFSTLFKKYFAITPLQCRQNPELPLPLTPPRLPVDQRVA, encoded by the coding sequence ATGACCGTTCGTTATTCACATCAGGCGCTGGTTGATGCTCTGTGTATCTGGATTGAGCAGCATCTTGAAGATGGCATCGCTCTACCTGAGCTGGCGGCTATCTCCGGATTTTCAGTCTGGCATATGCAGACCATCTTCCGGGAGACCACCGGTATGGCCGTCGGACGCTATATTCGCGAGCGAAAACTAACCCAGGCCGTACATCAATTGCGAACTACTGACCGGCGCATTATCGATATCGCCCTCGGGCTTGGATTTAATTCCCAGTCTCAGTTTTCGACGTTGTTTAAAAAATACTTTGCTATCACGCCGCTACAGTGTCGCCAAAATCCGGAGCTGCCGCTACCGCTGACACCTCCACGCCTGCCCGTTGACCAGCGGGTGGCGTAA
- a CDS encoding diguanylate cyclase — protein MLDKTPYRWLQLKKNPLGVVNFCFIVVLLFSTLLMWREAVVLEGAYATSQRNQLNSIATSLDRQLQHNIDELLFFRNAMQSALADPGHQLLSGHLVEDMQRLRSFSHWQLFRRINQRHPLPINGVSDAFIGSYPLLLLRDDDDLQREMSAVLDFSYILKLAGGHQQLKHQLQYTSRAGYFVSEQEVANDASIAKRYQQLIERPYFIHHNDRENPQRGLIWSYFSEAGIDNRPEKIISVSVPVDYERRWYGVLSIDFPRHCMHQFLKDAMDNTENGAVILYNPNFDVIAASSPEMQEKSLFTADQKADLQAAMQRSNEGEMRMTTHFITWSKLHSYDGVLVRLHTLREGIAGEYGSITIVLALLWMVSTLMLVGSWYAIRLMMKRMMNMQRKLRWRANYDGLTRVYSRGAFFEQAHHRARECREEEQPYSIIQLDLDHFKQINDTWGHEAGDRVLAHAGSILLGTLREQDIAGRVGGEEFCILLPGTGLADATRVAERLRARLNAQEILVSQDQTLRIQASFGVSSSEEQQDYAVDHLQSVADGRLYRAKKAGRNQVCWQ, from the coding sequence GTGCTGGATAAAACACCTTATCGGTGGTTACAGCTAAAGAAAAACCCGCTAGGCGTGGTTAATTTCTGTTTTATCGTGGTGCTATTGTTCTCCACATTATTGATGTGGCGCGAAGCCGTGGTGCTGGAGGGCGCTTACGCTACCAGCCAGCGTAATCAGCTCAATAGTATCGCTACCTCGCTCGATCGCCAGCTACAGCACAATATCGATGAACTGCTCTTTTTTCGTAACGCCATGCAATCGGCGCTGGCTGACCCTGGGCATCAGCTGCTTTCCGGTCATCTGGTGGAGGATATGCAACGGTTGCGTAGCTTTTCGCACTGGCAGCTATTTCGGCGAATAAACCAGCGCCATCCGCTCCCTATTAACGGGGTCAGCGATGCGTTTATCGGCAGTTATCCACTGCTACTGTTAAGGGACGATGACGACCTGCAGCGGGAAATGAGCGCGGTACTGGATTTCAGCTATATCCTTAAACTGGCCGGCGGCCATCAACAGTTAAAGCACCAGCTTCAGTATACGTCCAGGGCCGGTTATTTTGTCTCCGAGCAGGAAGTGGCTAATGATGCATCGATTGCTAAACGCTATCAGCAATTGATTGAAAGACCTTACTTTATCCACCATAACGATCGGGAAAATCCTCAGCGTGGCTTGATATGGAGCTATTTTAGTGAGGCAGGCATTGATAATCGGCCTGAAAAAATTATCAGCGTCAGTGTCCCGGTAGATTACGAGCGCCGCTGGTATGGGGTGCTGAGCATCGATTTTCCCCGTCATTGTATGCATCAGTTTCTTAAAGACGCCATGGATAACACAGAAAATGGCGCCGTTATTCTCTACAACCCAAATTTTGATGTGATTGCTGCAAGTTCGCCGGAAATGCAGGAAAAGTCGCTATTTACCGCAGATCAGAAAGCGGATTTACAGGCGGCCATGCAGCGCAGTAATGAAGGTGAGATGCGTATGACTACCCATTTCATCACCTGGTCAAAACTGCACAGTTATGACGGCGTGCTGGTGCGGCTTCACACGCTGCGCGAGGGTATTGCCGGGGAGTATGGCAGTATTACCATCGTTCTGGCGCTACTATGGATGGTTTCCACATTAATGCTGGTGGGATCGTGGTATGCCATTCGCCTGATGATGAAACGCATGATGAATATGCAGCGCAAGCTGCGCTGGCGGGCCAACTACGATGGGCTGACCAGAGTTTACAGCCGGGGCGCGTTTTTTGAGCAGGCGCATCACCGGGCGCGCGAATGCCGTGAAGAAGAGCAACCCTACTCGATAATTCAACTGGACCTTGATCATTTTAAACAGATTAACGATACCTGGGGCCACGAAGCGGGCGATCGGGTATTGGCTCATGCCGGATCGATTTTACTTGGTACTCTGCGCGAACAGGATATTGCTGGCAGGGTCGGTGGTGAGGAGTTCTGTATTCTGTTGCCGGGTACCGGGCTGGCTGATGCGACCCGGGTGGCCGAGCGTCTGCGGGCGCGTCTGAATGCCCAGGAGATTTTGGTAAGCCAGGATCAAACCCTGAGAATTCAGGCTTCATTTGGCGTTAGTAGCAGTGAGGAGCAGCAAGATTATGCCGTTGACCATCTGCAGTCCGTTGCCGATGGTCGCCTGTATCGGGCCAAAAAAGCCGGGCGTAACCAGGTTTGCTGGCAGTAG
- a CDS encoding glycosyl transferase, with translation MSDFYQNGIITTFHNFGQISDTQIEEALRQFAPVRPMGLILPSLYSELEGPALSRIVDELADADWLTEIIIGLDKANRQQFERARHFFSRLPQRHRILWHDGPRLQDIDRELAATGLAPEAPGKGRNVWYCAGYLLAGERTRCVALHDCDIVTYRRGMLARLLYPLANPAFDYEFSKGYYARVADGRINGRVGRLLVGPLLSALTMVYGQQPYLDYLGGFRYPLSGEFALRTRSLNSIKIPGDWGLEIGVLSEVYRNCSPRRICQVEIADAYDHKHQPLSVSGGEGGLQRMSNDIVQSLLRKLATMGVNITSDSFRVLKAAYYRNALDRIDCYQHEALMNGLTFDQHKEEAAVDLFTQSLLDAGQAFMANPNDKPFIPSWNRVSSAVPDIMAQIEAAVEQDNA, from the coding sequence ATGAGTGATTTTTATCAGAATGGCATTATTACTACCTTCCATAACTTCGGTCAGATTAGCGATACACAGATAGAGGAAGCGCTGCGTCAGTTCGCACCGGTTCGCCCAATGGGGCTGATTCTGCCCTCGCTCTATAGCGAGCTGGAAGGCCCTGCGCTGAGCCGGATAGTCGATGAACTTGCGGATGCTGACTGGTTGACTGAAATTATTATCGGTCTCGATAAGGCTAATCGTCAGCAGTTTGAGCGCGCACGGCATTTCTTCTCCCGTTTGCCGCAACGCCACCGGATTTTATGGCATGACGGGCCGCGCCTTCAGGATATCGACCGCGAGCTGGCGGCGACAGGTCTTGCACCGGAAGCGCCGGGTAAAGGACGCAATGTCTGGTATTGCGCTGGCTACCTGCTGGCTGGAGAGCGTACCCGCTGCGTGGCATTGCACGACTGCGATATTGTGACCTATCGGCGCGGCATGCTGGCCCGATTGCTCTACCCGCTGGCTAATCCAGCCTTTGATTACGAGTTCAGTAAAGGCTATTACGCCCGGGTTGCCGATGGTCGTATCAATGGCCGGGTTGGGCGTTTATTAGTAGGACCGCTTCTCAGCGCGCTGACTATGGTTTATGGGCAGCAACCTTATCTCGATTACCTGGGCGGCTTTCGCTACCCACTTTCCGGAGAGTTTGCACTGCGGACCCGTTCGCTGAATAGCATTAAAATCCCCGGTGACTGGGGGCTGGAGATTGGCGTGTTGTCGGAGGTCTATCGGAACTGTTCACCGCGGCGCATCTGCCAGGTAGAGATAGCTGATGCTTATGATCACAAGCACCAGCCGCTCTCGGTGAGCGGTGGCGAGGGTGGCCTGCAGCGGATGAGTAACGATATTGTGCAGTCGCTGCTGCGTAAGCTCGCGACAATGGGAGTAAATATTACCAGCGACTCATTCCGGGTACTGAAAGCCGCTTATTACCGCAATGCGCTCGACCGCATCGACTGTTATCAACACGAAGCGTTGATGAACGGCCTGACCTTTGACCAGCATAAGGAAGAGGCAGCCGTCGATTTATTTACCCAATCGCTGCTGGATGCGGGCCAGGCCTTTATGGCAAATCCCAATGATAAACCGTTTATTCCCAGCTGGAATCGGGTGAGCTCGGCAGTGCCCGATATCATGGCGCAAATTGAGGCGGCAGTAGAACAGGATAACGCCTGA
- the yedP gene encoding mannosyl-3-phosphoglycerate phosphatase: MLSLHDPLLIISDLDGTLLDHHNYSWEPARSWLETLRRQGIPLILCSSKTSAEIRELQQELDLSGLPFIAENGGLISLDVRWNDSPHYPHYIPDITATAIDVILEEIRQQLGFRFTTFSDVTAETISEWTGLAPDRAELAQQREASQTLIWRDDEEQFSKFRQLLAHQGLALIEGGRFFHVQGERATKGKALHWLTTHYQQREDHARITVGLGDGPNDISMLEATDYAVIVKGYNRHGVSLSYQAPQRVYRTTQYGPEGWSEGLSYLIQR; this comes from the coding sequence ATGCTATCACTGCACGATCCCCTGCTTATCATCAGCGACCTTGATGGGACGCTACTTGACCATCATAATTACAGCTGGGAGCCAGCGCGCTCCTGGCTGGAAACTCTGCGCCGGCAAGGTATCCCACTTATACTTTGCAGTAGTAAAACATCGGCTGAAATTCGTGAACTACAGCAAGAGCTGGATTTATCCGGTCTGCCTTTTATCGCCGAGAATGGTGGCCTGATTAGCCTGGATGTCCGCTGGAATGACTCCCCCCATTATCCTCATTACATTCCGGATATAACCGCGACGGCAATTGACGTGATTCTGGAAGAAATCCGCCAGCAGCTAGGTTTTCGCTTTACCACTTTCAGCGACGTAACGGCAGAAACCATTAGTGAGTGGACCGGATTAGCCCCCGACCGGGCAGAGCTTGCTCAACAGCGCGAGGCATCACAAACGCTTATCTGGCGGGACGATGAAGAGCAGTTTTCAAAATTTCGCCAATTACTTGCCCATCAAGGCCTGGCGCTAATTGAAGGAGGCCGCTTTTTTCACGTTCAGGGCGAGCGAGCCACTAAGGGCAAAGCCCTGCACTGGTTAACTACTCACTATCAACAGCGTGAAGATCACGCCCGAATCACGGTGGGATTGGGCGATGGCCCCAACGATATCTCAATGCTGGAAGCAACTGATTATGCCGTCATTGTGAAGGGCTATAATCGCCATGGCGTTTCCCTTTCTTATCAGGCTCCGCAGAGAGTCTATCGCACGACCCAATATGGCCCTGAAGGCTGGAGCGAAGGCCTTAGCTACCTGATTCAGCGCTGA
- the dsrB gene encoding protein DsrB → MQVNDRVTVKTDGGPRRPGVVLAVEHFSEGVMYLVSLEEYPMGIWFFNEQGHPDGIFVEKAE, encoded by the coding sequence ATGCAGGTAAACGATCGAGTGACGGTTAAAACGGATGGCGGGCCGCGCCGGCCGGGAGTTGTCCTGGCGGTTGAGCATTTCAGCGAAGGCGTTATGTATCTGGTGTCGCTGGAGGAGTACCCGATGGGGATCTGGTTCTTTAATGAACAGGGGCATCCGGACGGGATCTTTGTTGAAAAGGCTGAGTAA
- a CDS encoding aspartyl/asparaginyl beta-hydroxylase AspH, whose amino-acid sequence MVAVIILGIFIISVCYAHSRGVEKQKLGRQLFDHSTFMAPVNMFMTTFSRLPAKQPYFPVSDFPELQKLTDNWQTIREEALRLQDHIKAAQNNNDAGFNTFFKRGWKRFYLKWYGDAHPSAQALCPLTTELVNSIPSVKAAMFAELPPGAYLGKHRDPYAGSVRYHLGLTTPNDDQCFIEVDRQRHSWRDGEAVVFDETYVHWAQNKTDQTRIILFCDIERPMKWRWAQAINHRVGATLMAAASSPNDDNDKTGAINRIFKYVHAARNGGQRLKKRNRKLYYGLKYLVIAAIFAAIIIPSIK is encoded by the coding sequence ATGGTTGCGGTCATTATTCTTGGGATTTTTATCATCAGCGTGTGCTACGCCCATTCTCGCGGCGTAGAGAAGCAGAAACTGGGACGTCAGCTTTTCGATCACTCGACGTTTATGGCCCCGGTGAATATGTTTATGACGACTTTCTCGCGCCTGCCGGCAAAACAGCCCTATTTCCCGGTGTCAGACTTTCCTGAGCTGCAAAAGCTTACCGATAACTGGCAAACCATCCGTGAAGAGGCGCTGCGACTTCAGGATCACATTAAAGCCGCGCAAAATAATAACGATGCCGGATTTAATACCTTCTTTAAACGCGGCTGGAAACGCTTCTATCTCAAATGGTATGGCGACGCACATCCATCTGCGCAAGCGTTATGCCCATTAACCACTGAGCTTGTGAACTCAATTCCATCGGTAAAAGCGGCTATGTTCGCCGAACTGCCGCCGGGAGCCTATCTGGGTAAACATCGTGACCCTTATGCAGGTTCAGTTAGATATCATCTGGGTCTCACCACCCCTAATGATGACCAATGCTTTATTGAGGTAGACCGCCAGCGTCATAGCTGGCGCGACGGTGAAGCGGTTGTTTTTGACGAGACGTATGTGCACTGGGCGCAAAATAAAACGGACCAGACACGGATTATTCTATTTTGCGATATTGAGCGCCCGATGAAATGGCGCTGGGCGCAGGCGATAAATCATCGGGTGGGCGCAACGCTGATGGCCGCCGCCAGTTCACCGAATGATGACAATGATAAAACCGGCGCTATAAACCGAATATTTAAATATGTTCACGCTGCGCGCAACGGCGGCCAGCGCCTGAAGAAGCGCAACCGTAAACTCTATTATGGGTTGAAATATCTGGTGATTGCGGCCATTTTTGCCGCCATTATTATCCCCAGCATTAAATAA
- the fliR gene encoding flagellar biosynthetic protein FliR — protein sequence MDYRLTMLTLASDRWAAELSLYFWPFLRILALVASAPILSERSVPARVKVGLALVITFLVAPLIPASQTPLFSLDGLWLGLRQIVIGITIGFTMQLAFAAIRMAGEIIGLQMGLSFATFFDPASQLSMPVLARFLDLLAMLLFLSMDGHLWLISVLVDTFFSLPLTGGGLPASVFLALARAGSTVFLSGLMLALPLVTLLLTLNVALGLLNRMSPQLSVFVVGFPVTLTAGIMVMAALMPLVAPFAEHLFGELFDLIAQFTVMLKP from the coding sequence ATGGACTATCGGCTAACCATGCTGACGCTGGCCAGCGACCGTTGGGCCGCAGAGCTTAGCCTCTATTTCTGGCCCTTTTTGCGAATTCTGGCACTGGTGGCCAGCGCGCCGATTCTCAGCGAACGCAGCGTTCCGGCGCGGGTCAAGGTAGGGCTGGCTCTGGTCATCACTTTTCTGGTGGCACCGCTGATCCCCGCCAGCCAGACGCCGCTTTTTTCCCTGGACGGACTGTGGCTCGGGCTTCGTCAGATAGTTATAGGCATCACGATTGGTTTCACCATGCAGCTGGCATTTGCCGCTATTCGTATGGCGGGAGAGATTATTGGCCTGCAAATGGGCCTGTCTTTCGCCACCTTCTTCGACCCCGCCAGCCAGTTAAGCATGCCGGTGCTGGCAAGATTTCTCGACCTGTTGGCCATGCTGCTGTTTTTAAGCATGGATGGGCATTTATGGCTGATTTCAGTGCTGGTTGATACTTTTTTCTCGCTTCCTCTCACGGGCGGCGGTTTACCCGCCTCAGTCTTTCTGGCGCTGGCGCGGGCCGGTTCAACCGTATTTTTAAGCGGACTGATGCTGGCACTGCCGCTAGTGACACTGCTACTTACGCTAAACGTCGCGCTCGGCCTGCTCAACCGTATGTCGCCGCAGCTTTCAGTATTTGTGGTGGGTTTTCCGGTAACACTTACCGCCGGAATTATGGTGATGGCAGCGCTGATGCCACTGGTCGCGCCTTTCGCCGAGCACCTATTTGGCGAGTTATTCGATCTTATCGCTCAGTTTACCGTGATGTTAAAACCTTGA
- the fliQ gene encoding flagellar export apparatus protein FliQ codes for MTPESVMAMGTEALKVALALSAPLLLVALITGLIISMLQAATQINEMTLSFIPKILAVCAAIVVAGPWMLNLLLDYVRTLFSNLPWTIG; via the coding sequence ATGACCCCCGAATCCGTTATGGCAATGGGAACCGAGGCACTCAAAGTGGCCCTGGCGCTATCAGCCCCGTTATTGCTGGTGGCTCTGATTACCGGGCTCATTATCAGCATGTTGCAGGCCGCCACCCAAATAAACGAAATGACGCTGTCATTTATCCCAAAAATTCTGGCGGTGTGCGCCGCAATCGTGGTTGCCGGGCCATGGATGCTAAACCTGCTGCTGGATTATGTCCGCACGCTGTTTAGCAACCTGCCATGGACTATCGGCTAA
- the fliP gene encoding flagellar biosynthetic protein FliP, giving the protein MRFILLLPLILLSPALQAALPGLTVEPLAGGGQSWSLPVQTLLFLTSLTFLPIVLLMMTSFTRIIIVFGLLRNALGTQSAPPNQVLLGLALFLSFFIMSPVLDKIYSDAWKPYSEDKISLEIALDKGAQPLREFMLRQTRESDLALFARLANSGPIAGPEAVPMRILLPAYVTSELKTAFQIGFTVFIPFLIIDLVVASVLMALGMMMVPPATIALPFKLMLFVLVDGWQLLVGSLAQSFYS; this is encoded by the coding sequence ATGCGCTTTATTCTGCTATTGCCCTTAATATTGTTAAGCCCGGCTCTGCAAGCCGCATTGCCGGGACTCACCGTCGAACCTCTCGCCGGTGGCGGCCAGAGCTGGTCGTTGCCGGTACAAACGCTGCTATTTCTCACCTCGCTAACTTTTCTGCCTATCGTCTTACTGATGATGACCAGTTTTACCCGCATCATCATCGTCTTCGGCCTGTTGAGAAATGCGCTAGGAACTCAGTCTGCACCGCCTAATCAGGTATTGCTGGGATTAGCGCTGTTTCTGTCATTTTTTATTATGTCTCCAGTGCTGGACAAGATTTACAGCGATGCGTGGAAACCGTACAGCGAGGATAAAATTTCGCTGGAGATAGCACTGGATAAAGGCGCTCAGCCGCTGCGCGAGTTTATGTTGCGCCAGACCCGGGAGAGCGATCTGGCGCTGTTTGCCCGCCTTGCAAATAGTGGCCCTATCGCCGGGCCGGAAGCGGTACCGATGCGTATTTTGCTACCGGCTTACGTCACCAGCGAACTGAAAACCGCATTCCAGATTGGTTTTACGGTTTTTATTCCGTTTCTGATTATCGACCTGGTGGTTGCCAGCGTATTGATGGCGCTGGGGATGATGATGGTGCCTCCGGCAACCATTGCCCTGCCATTCAAATTAATGCTGTTTGTGCTGGTAGATGGTTGGCAACTGCTGGTCGGCTCGCTGGCCCAGAGTTTCTATAGCTAA
- the fliO gene encoding flagellar protein FliO, with translation MPAAAPHALPDTSPLLQVSAALLGIIILILALGWLVRRSGLVVKPGRQRDLRLDSSLNLSPREKVVVVAVEDVRLVLGVSSGQITHLHTLPGRPEPEESAPAKAPEPATFQSLLRQFRQRQSRS, from the coding sequence ATGCCAGCCGCCGCACCGCATGCTCTGCCCGATACCTCTCCGTTGCTCCAGGTTAGCGCCGCGTTGCTCGGTATCATCATACTTATTCTGGCGCTAGGCTGGCTGGTGCGCCGCAGCGGGCTGGTGGTAAAACCTGGCCGCCAGCGGGATTTGCGGCTTGATTCCAGCCTCAACCTTAGCCCGCGCGAAAAAGTGGTAGTGGTGGCTGTTGAAGATGTACGCCTGGTGTTAGGAGTAAGCAGCGGACAGATTACCCATCTTCACACTCTGCCTGGCCGCCCGGAGCCTGAGGAGTCGGCTCCGGCCAAAGCGCCGGAACCTGCCACCTTTCAATCTTTGCTCCGCCAGTTCAGACAACGCCAGAGTCGTTCATAA
- the fliN gene encoding flagellar motor switch protein FliN yields MSDNNQSPADNPDSADAMWAEALSEQTSAGSADTGENLQDIDLIMDIPVRLTVELGRTRMTIKELLRLSQGSIVALDGLAGEPLDILINGYLIAQGEVVVVADKYGVRITDIITPSERMRRLSR; encoded by the coding sequence AATCGCCTGCCGACAATCCGGATTCTGCGGACGCTATGTGGGCCGAGGCGCTGAGCGAGCAAACATCCGCAGGCAGCGCGGACACGGGCGAAAACCTCCAGGATATCGACCTGATTATGGATATCCCGGTTCGTCTGACCGTAGAGTTAGGCCGCACCCGCATGACGATTAAAGAGCTGCTGCGCCTGTCGCAAGGTTCTATCGTCGCGCTTGACGGTTTGGCGGGCGAACCGCTGGATATTCTGATTAACGGTTATCTGATTGCCCAGGGCGAGGTGGTAGTGGTCGCAGATAAATACGGGGTGCGCATTACCGATATTATTACGCCGTCCGAACGGATGCGCAGGCTGAGCCGCTAA